The Nocardia arthritidis genome has a window encoding:
- a CDS encoding DUF3349 domain-containing protein, with amino-acid sequence MTEQSKFGQLRPRVLSRVIGWLRAGYPQGIPQSDYVALFAVLHRHLTDYEVVAIAEELADGREEGTIGRDEIEQAIARFAKEQPGEDDVTRVASHLAAGGWPLATPLSETD; translated from the coding sequence GTGACTGAGCAGTCGAAGTTCGGGCAGCTGCGGCCGCGAGTGCTCAGCCGGGTGATCGGCTGGCTGCGAGCCGGATATCCGCAGGGCATCCCGCAATCGGACTATGTCGCGCTGTTCGCCGTGCTGCACCGGCATCTCACCGACTACGAGGTGGTCGCGATCGCCGAGGAGTTGGCCGACGGACGCGAGGAGGGCACGATAGGTCGCGACGAGATCGAACAGGCCATCGCCCGTTTCGCCAAGGAACAACCCGGCGAGGACGATGTCACTCGCGTCGCGTCACATCTGGCCGCCGGTGGCTGGCC
- a CDS encoding inorganic phosphate transporter gives MTGELLVLLIVIITALAFDFTNGFHDTANAMATSIATGALPPKVAVALSAVLNLLGAFLSVAVAATVAKGIVRLDAVHGHDLLIIVFAGLVGGILWNLLTWLFGLPSSSSHALFGGLIGATIAALGWGGVIWAKGADGVVTKIILPAVLAPIVAALVSAIGTWAVYRITRRSDPEKVSEGFRWGQIGSAALVSLAHGTNDAQKTMGVIFLALVAHGTLTKNADMPLWVMAACALAIALGTYLGGWRIIRTLGKGLVEIDSPQGLAAETASAAIILSSAHFGLPLSTTQTATGSILGTGLGKGAEVRWGVMGRMTVAWLLTLPLAGIAGAICWALAHFIGGLPGVLVVFALLIALSAAIYLRSRRDPVSGDNVNEWPADTESVAEPKHSAQV, from the coding sequence GTGACCGGTGAACTACTTGTTCTATTGATCGTCATCATCACGGCACTCGCATTCGATTTCACCAACGGTTTTCACGACACCGCCAATGCGATGGCGACCTCCATCGCCACCGGTGCGCTGCCGCCCAAGGTGGCCGTCGCGTTGTCCGCGGTGCTCAATCTGTTGGGCGCCTTCCTCTCCGTCGCGGTCGCCGCGACCGTTGCCAAGGGCATCGTCCGGCTGGACGCGGTCCACGGACACGATCTGTTGATCATCGTGTTCGCCGGTCTGGTCGGCGGCATTCTCTGGAACCTGCTCACCTGGCTGTTCGGCCTGCCGTCGAGTTCGTCGCACGCGCTGTTCGGCGGGTTGATCGGCGCGACCATCGCCGCGCTCGGCTGGGGCGGGGTGATATGGGCGAAGGGCGCGGACGGGGTGGTGACCAAGATCATTCTGCCCGCCGTGCTCGCGCCGATCGTCGCCGCGCTGGTCTCGGCCATCGGCACCTGGGCGGTCTACCGGATCACCCGCCGCTCCGATCCGGAGAAGGTGAGCGAGGGTTTCCGCTGGGGTCAGATCGGTTCGGCCGCGCTGGTCTCGCTCGCGCACGGCACCAACGACGCGCAGAAGACCATGGGCGTCATCTTCCTGGCGCTGGTCGCGCACGGCACCCTCACCAAGAACGCCGATATGCCGCTGTGGGTGATGGCCGCCTGCGCCCTCGCCATCGCACTCGGCACCTACCTCGGCGGCTGGCGCATCATCCGCACGCTCGGCAAGGGTCTGGTCGAGATCGACTCACCGCAGGGCCTTGCCGCCGAGACCGCTTCGGCGGCAATCATTCTCAGCTCGGCGCACTTCGGCCTGCCGCTGTCGACCACGCAGACCGCCACCGGATCCATCCTCGGCACCGGCCTCGGCAAGGGCGCCGAGGTGCGCTGGGGCGTGATGGGCCGGATGACCGTCGCCTGGCTGCTCACCCTGCCGCTGGCCGGTATCGCGGGCGCGATCTGCTGGGCGCTGGCCCACTTCATCGGCGGGCTGCCCGGGGTGCTGGTGGTGTTCGCGCTGCTGATCGCGCTTTCGGCGGCGATCTATCTGCGTTCGCGGCGGGATCCGGTGAGCGGTGACAATGTCAACGAATGGCCGGCCGACACCGAATCCGTCGCCGAGCCGAAGCATTCGGCGCAGGTATAG
- a CDS encoding lipase family protein: MRSVRCLRGARMFGSFTAALAIAAALLAPGAHADPVGELLNPARIPADILPTPLDDPFYSPPLGFEKLAPGTVLASRPGGTPSGTVPVTSTELLLRSTDAKDNPVPVVATLLVPVAPWPGSGPRPLVSYNAAIDSLGNKCAPSYKLRQGSSDKMFETNISLAKGYAVVIPDHEGPRQAYAAGRMAGHAVLDAIRAAIGTPELGLRPDAPVVVTGYSGGAIASGWAAQLAPEYAPDVHLVGAAFGGVPADFGLLLATMNGKNAASGVFLAATLGLAREYPEMLELMNDNGWRLARLGRDMCVNAEGVLGAVAPLTVQTFTDQKAPTELPMVRRILAENRLGASAPTVPVFLYHGANEFWIPLASATNLYHDWCGQGAQVRLEVYLGEHSVVGLSGIPGATGWIEDRFAGKPAPTGCSSFGL, translated from the coding sequence GTGCGGAGTGTGAGGTGTCTGCGCGGCGCGCGGATGTTCGGGAGTTTCACGGCGGCCCTCGCCATCGCGGCCGCACTGCTCGCACCCGGTGCACATGCCGATCCGGTCGGTGAATTACTCAATCCCGCACGGATTCCCGCGGATATCCTGCCGACGCCGCTGGACGATCCCTTCTACTCGCCTCCGCTGGGATTCGAAAAGCTCGCTCCCGGAACGGTTCTCGCATCCCGTCCGGGTGGAACACCATCCGGCACGGTCCCGGTGACCTCGACCGAGCTGCTGCTGCGGTCCACCGACGCCAAGGACAATCCGGTGCCGGTGGTCGCGACATTGCTCGTCCCGGTCGCGCCGTGGCCGGGATCCGGTCCGCGCCCGCTGGTTTCGTACAACGCCGCGATCGACTCGCTCGGCAACAAATGCGCGCCCTCCTACAAGCTGCGGCAGGGTTCGTCCGACAAGATGTTCGAGACCAATATCTCCCTGGCCAAGGGATACGCGGTGGTGATTCCGGATCACGAGGGTCCTCGGCAGGCGTACGCCGCGGGCCGGATGGCCGGGCACGCGGTGCTCGACGCCATCCGCGCCGCGATCGGCACACCGGAACTCGGATTGCGTCCGGACGCGCCCGTCGTGGTCACCGGATATTCGGGCGGCGCCATCGCAAGCGGTTGGGCCGCCCAGCTCGCCCCCGAGTACGCGCCCGACGTGCACCTGGTCGGCGCGGCATTCGGCGGCGTGCCCGCCGATTTCGGCCTGCTGCTCGCCACGATGAACGGCAAGAACGCCGCATCGGGTGTCTTCCTGGCCGCGACCCTCGGCCTGGCCAGAGAGTATCCCGAGATGCTCGAGCTGATGAACGACAACGGCTGGCGGCTGGCCCGGCTCGGACGCGATATGTGTGTCAACGCGGAGGGCGTGCTCGGCGCGGTCGCGCCGCTGACGGTGCAGACGTTCACCGACCAGAAGGCGCCCACCGAGCTGCCGATGGTGCGGCGGATCCTGGCCGAGAACCGGTTGGGCGCGAGCGCGCCGACGGTGCCGGTATTCCTGTATCACGGCGCGAACGAATTCTGGATCCCGCTGGCCAGCGCGACCAACCTCTATCACGACTGGTGCGGGCAGGGCGCCCAGGTGCGTTTGGAGGTCTACCTCGGCGAACACTCGGTGGTCGGCCTCAGCGGCATTCCCGGGGCCACCGGCTGGATCGAGGATCGCTTCGCCGGAAAGCCCGCGCCGACGGGCTGTTCGAGCTTCGGGTTGTAA
- a CDS encoding ATP-dependent DNA ligase: MLFADVVQASENVRATRSRKAKIAALAGLLSAAAPGELAAVVAWVSGELLQGRIGTGWRTVAGLAQEPAAVATLTVSAVDTTLTELAAVSGTGSAARRRELLAELWRAATEAEQGFFIRLLTGELRQGALTAIVAEAVAQAAGVPLELVRRAYMLSGQLPVTAVAAMSGGAAALTEFRLTVGRPIQPMLASPGASLDEALTELAEVIVELKMDGARIQVHRNDSQVWVFTRTLRDITASVPELVRLVAELDCTSVVLDGETLALNDSGRPRPFQETMSRFAVLDPTLIPPGASTTRDLLLHPYFFDCLHLDGQDLLDAPLHERRIALAKVAAAHSMPALVRPDGEAAAEYFDGALAAGHEGVMIKSLTAPYAAGRRGRSWQKIKPTHTLDLLVLGAEWGYGRRTGFLSNLHLGARDPETGEPVMVGKTFKGLTDELLRWQTAEFPLHERARDEYAVYLRPELVVEIALDGVQVSPRYPGGVALRFARVVRYRPDKDPADVDTIDAVRALLPGAG, from the coding sequence GTGTTGTTCGCTGACGTGGTGCAAGCCTCGGAGAATGTGCGCGCGACCAGGTCACGCAAGGCGAAGATCGCCGCGCTGGCCGGGTTGCTGAGCGCGGCCGCGCCCGGCGAACTCGCCGCGGTGGTGGCCTGGGTGTCCGGCGAGCTCTTGCAGGGCCGGATCGGCACGGGCTGGCGCACCGTGGCCGGATTGGCACAGGAACCGGCCGCCGTTGCGACGCTGACGGTTTCGGCGGTCGACACGACGCTCACCGAGCTGGCCGCCGTATCGGGCACGGGTTCGGCGGCCCGCCGCAGGGAGCTGCTCGCCGAATTGTGGCGGGCGGCCACCGAGGCCGAGCAGGGATTCTTCATCCGCCTGCTGACCGGGGAGCTGCGACAGGGCGCGCTCACCGCGATCGTGGCCGAGGCGGTGGCCCAGGCCGCGGGCGTTCCGCTGGAGCTGGTGCGCCGGGCCTACATGCTCTCTGGTCAACTGCCGGTCACCGCGGTGGCCGCGATGAGCGGCGGCGCGGCGGCGCTCACCGAATTCCGGCTGACGGTCGGCAGGCCGATCCAGCCGATGCTGGCCTCGCCCGGCGCATCATTGGACGAGGCGCTGACCGAGCTCGCCGAGGTGATCGTCGAGCTCAAAATGGACGGCGCGCGAATACAGGTGCACCGCAACGACTCTCAGGTATGGGTATTCACCAGGACGCTGCGCGATATCACCGCGAGCGTGCCGGAGCTGGTGCGGTTGGTCGCGGAACTGGACTGCACCAGCGTGGTGTTGGACGGAGAGACGTTGGCGCTCAACGATTCCGGCCGCCCTCGCCCATTCCAGGAGACGATGAGCCGGTTCGCCGTGCTGGACCCGACCCTCATCCCACCGGGCGCAAGCACTACCCGAGATCTGTTGCTGCACCCCTATTTCTTCGACTGTCTGCACCTCGACGGGCAAGATCTGCTGGACGCGCCACTGCACGAGCGCCGTATCGCGCTGGCCAAGGTCGCCGCCGCGCACAGCATGCCCGCGCTGGTCCGGCCCGATGGCGAGGCCGCCGCCGAATATTTCGACGGTGCGCTGGCCGCCGGACACGAGGGTGTGATGATCAAATCGCTCACCGCGCCGTACGCGGCGGGCCGCCGCGGCCGTTCCTGGCAGAAGATCAAACCGACGCATACGCTCGACCTGCTGGTGCTCGGCGCCGAATGGGGTTACGGCCGCCGCACCGGTTTCCTGTCCAATCTGCATCTCGGCGCACGCGATCCGGAAACCGGTGAGCCGGTGATGGTCGGCAAAACCTTCAAGGGCCTCACCGATGAGCTATTGCGTTGGCAGACAGCGGAATTCCCGCTGCACGAACGTGCGCGTGACGAATACGCGGTCTACCTGCGCCCCGAACTGGTCGTGGAGATCGCCTTGGACGGCGTGCAGGTGAGCCCGCGCTATCCGGGCGGCGTCGCGCTGCGCTTCGCCCGGGTGGTTCGCTACCGCCCCGACAAGGATCCGGCCGATGTCGACACGATCGATGCGGTGCGTGCGCTGCTGCCGGGCGCTGGTTGA
- the ramB gene encoding acetate metabolism transcriptional regulator RamB produces MAKTYVGARLRQLRTERGLSQVSLAQKLEISASYLNQIEHDVRPLTVPVLLRISEVFGVDATFFSSQDDTRLIAELQEVVMDQELAIEADTQEIADMVSAHPSLARAMVNMHRRYRNTSAQLAAATEDRFADGSGSAAISKPHEEVRDYFYQRQNYIHELDTAAEELTARIRFHGGDVSSEVARRLRAHEVRIVERIDLGEGVLHRYDRDTRQLEIAPHLSGGQRTFKLAAELAYFECGDLLEKLVEEGNFVSEDTRKLAMLGLANYFAAATVLPYTHFHEVAEDFRYDIERLSAFFTQSYETICHRLSTLQRPKLRGVPFSFVRVDRAGNMSKRQSATGFHFSSSGGTCPLWNVYETFAYPGKIMTQIAQMPDGRKYLWVARTVERRAIRYGQPSKIFAIGLGCELRHAGRVVYADGFDLDEVQPTLIGAGCRVCERTNCPQRAFPPLGKKLDISEHRSSVSPYVLK; encoded by the coding sequence ATGGCCAAGACATATGTCGGGGCGCGGCTTCGGCAGCTGCGCACCGAACGCGGGCTGAGCCAGGTCTCGCTGGCACAGAAGCTGGAGATCTCGGCCAGTTACCTCAACCAGATCGAACACGATGTGCGCCCGCTCACCGTGCCGGTGCTGTTGCGCATCAGCGAGGTATTCGGCGTCGATGCGACCTTCTTCTCCTCCCAGGACGACACCCGGCTGATCGCCGAACTCCAGGAGGTCGTGATGGATCAGGAGCTCGCCATCGAGGCCGATACCCAGGAGATCGCGGATATGGTCTCGGCCCACCCCAGCCTGGCCCGCGCCATGGTCAATATGCATCGGCGCTACCGCAACACCTCCGCCCAGCTGGCCGCCGCCACCGAGGATCGTTTCGCCGACGGCTCGGGCAGCGCCGCGATCAGCAAACCGCACGAGGAGGTGCGCGACTACTTCTATCAGCGGCAGAACTACATTCACGAATTGGATACCGCCGCAGAGGAATTGACCGCGCGCATCCGTTTCCACGGCGGCGATGTGAGCAGTGAGGTCGCGCGCAGGCTGCGCGCGCACGAGGTGCGCATCGTCGAGCGCATCGATCTCGGCGAGGGCGTCCTGCACCGCTACGACCGGGACACCAGGCAGCTGGAGATCGCACCGCACCTGTCCGGCGGGCAGCGCACCTTCAAACTCGCCGCCGAACTCGCTTATTTCGAATGCGGCGATCTGCTCGAAAAGTTGGTCGAGGAGGGCAATTTCGTCTCCGAGGACACCCGCAAGCTGGCCATGCTCGGGCTCGCCAACTATTTCGCCGCGGCAACAGTGTTGCCCTACACGCATTTTCATGAGGTGGCCGAGGATTTCCGCTACGACATCGAGCGACTCTCGGCCTTCTTCACCCAGAGTTACGAGACCATCTGCCATCGGCTTTCGACACTGCAGCGGCCCAAGTTGCGCGGCGTCCCCTTTTCCTTCGTGCGGGTGGACCGGGCCGGAAATATGTCGAAACGCCAGTCCGCCACCGGATTCCACTTCTCCTCCAGCGGCGGCACCTGCCCGCTGTGGAATGTGTACGAGACCTTCGCCTACCCGGGCAAGATCATGACCCAGATCGCGCAGATGCCCGACGGGCGCAAATATCTGTGGGTCGCCCGCACCGTCGAGCGCCGGGCCATCCGCTACGGCCAGCCGAGCAAGATCTTCGCGATCGGGCTCGGCTGCGAGCTGCGCCACGCGGGTCGCGTCGTCTACGCGGACGGTTTCGACCTGGACGAGGTGCAGCCCACTCTCATCGGTGCGGGCTGCCGAGTCTGCGAACGGACCAATTGTCCACAGCGGGCATTCCCACCGCTGGGGAAAAAGCTGGATATCAGCGAGCACCGCAGTTCGGTCTCGCCGTACGTACTGAAGTGA
- a CDS encoding MFS transporter, translating into MATQAIRLPAAPAGVPGTSAAHRAHTGRTLPVLVLSALLATGQMYVPIPLFSAMKADWNVGSGVMTWIISAFAFGYAGGFVLFGPLSDRYGHRRVLMTGMLVASVVTLLTGLAFSAPLAVALRVVQGLVVGSIPPAIMAYVATRIAPAHRAVVTMSVATSFLAATVIAQIVSQTVVAAFPWRVVFIGSAIVFAALALAQRAVMLDDVPTGTDKPLLHSYAAIPAVLRIRALLPMLAAGALSMSVMVGVYTGIELTGLVKGSGELLTLRAGALPVMVALPLLAVPLSRLTKPAQIVLGVLVAAAAMVVATFEGTHLGVLTVLLAVMVGGLGTIGPAVLQSAGELGGESRAAATSVAMFSFYVGATAGPIVAAAAAPHGFSILAWTLALLLVAAFALTLVGMRLQRRATPAA; encoded by the coding sequence ATGGCAACGCAGGCAATCCGACTCCCGGCCGCACCGGCCGGAGTTCCCGGCACGAGCGCGGCACACCGCGCGCACACCGGCCGCACGCTACCCGTCCTCGTACTGTCCGCACTGCTGGCAACCGGTCAGATGTATGTCCCGATACCGCTTTTCAGCGCCATGAAGGCCGACTGGAATGTCGGCTCCGGCGTGATGACCTGGATCATCAGCGCCTTCGCCTTCGGCTACGCCGGCGGGTTCGTCCTGTTCGGCCCGCTCTCCGATCGCTATGGACACCGCCGGGTGCTGATGACCGGAATGCTGGTCGCCTCGGTGGTCACCCTGTTGACCGGTCTGGCGTTCAGCGCGCCGCTCGCGGTCGCGCTGCGAGTGGTGCAGGGGCTGGTCGTCGGGTCGATTCCGCCCGCGATCATGGCCTATGTCGCCACCCGGATCGCCCCGGCGCATCGCGCCGTGGTGACCATGTCGGTGGCCACCTCGTTCCTCGCCGCGACGGTGATCGCGCAGATCGTCTCGCAGACGGTGGTCGCCGCCTTCCCCTGGCGCGTCGTATTCATCGGCTCCGCAATCGTTTTCGCGGCACTTGCCCTCGCCCAGCGCGCGGTCATGCTGGACGACGTGCCGACCGGCACGGACAAACCGCTGCTGCACAGCTATGCCGCCATCCCGGCGGTGCTGCGGATCAGGGCGCTGCTGCCGATGCTGGCGGCGGGCGCGCTCAGCATGTCGGTAATGGTCGGCGTCTACACCGGCATCGAGCTCACCGGCCTGGTCAAGGGCTCCGGTGAACTGCTCACCCTGCGGGCGGGTGCACTGCCCGTCATGGTGGCGCTACCGCTGCTCGCCGTGCCGCTGTCCCGGCTGACGAAGCCGGCGCAGATCGTGCTCGGCGTGCTGGTGGCCGCCGCCGCGATGGTCGTCGCCACCTTCGAGGGCACGCACCTCGGAGTGCTGACCGTGCTGCTGGCCGTCATGGTCGGCGGGCTCGGCACCATCGGGCCCGCGGTGTTGCAGAGCGCGGGCGAGCTCGGTGGCGAATCCCGCGCCGCCGCAACCTCGGTCGCCATGTTCAGCTTCTACGTCGGCGCCACCGCCGGCCCGATCGTCGCGGCGGCCGCCGCCCCGCACGGCTTTTCGATCCTGGCCTGGACGCTGGCGCTGCTGTTGGTCGCGGCCTTCGCGCTGACACTGGTCGGCATGCGTCTGCAGCGGAGGGCGACACCGGCCGCCTGA
- a CDS encoding TetR/AcrR family transcriptional regulator — protein sequence MTTEAAPSTRRSDATRQALLRAARDEFAQYGLAGARVDRIAEAAGVNKERIYGLFGSKDKLFDVILIETIDEFMEMVNPLAETDPGEYVAKHFDYHSKHPQLMRLMLWEALHRGDDEAHDIDGKRARHYQQKFASASKQFGVDPGNGGLLLLALCGLSNWNLAIPQVVRLLLGPGADDKAATREFMKEFARAAMRDPELFTPVKGGDSPNSPEPEPEPDSEADSAPVNDMTSAVDSAAERLRLAQAAADAARDELAAALRAANAAGASANQLARRVSGTLSRPVVLKLLAE from the coding sequence ATGACCACCGAGGCCGCGCCGAGCACACGGCGCAGTGATGCGACGCGGCAGGCGCTGCTGCGCGCCGCACGCGACGAATTCGCCCAATACGGCCTGGCCGGTGCGCGAGTCGATCGGATAGCCGAGGCGGCAGGGGTGAACAAGGAGCGCATCTACGGCCTGTTCGGCAGCAAGGACAAGCTGTTCGACGTGATCCTGATCGAGACCATCGATGAGTTCATGGAGATGGTCAACCCGTTGGCCGAGACCGATCCCGGTGAGTACGTCGCCAAACATTTCGACTACCACAGCAAGCATCCACAGCTGATGCGCCTGATGCTGTGGGAGGCGCTGCACCGCGGCGACGACGAAGCGCACGATATCGATGGCAAGCGCGCCCGGCACTACCAGCAGAAGTTCGCAAGCGCCAGCAAGCAATTCGGCGTCGACCCGGGTAACGGCGGACTGCTGCTGCTCGCGCTGTGCGGACTGTCCAACTGGAATCTCGCGATACCGCAGGTGGTCCGGCTACTGCTCGGCCCCGGCGCCGACGACAAGGCGGCCACCAGGGAATTCATGAAGGAATTCGCCAGGGCCGCCATGCGCGATCCGGAGCTGTTCACACCCGTGAAGGGTGGGGACAGCCCGAATTCACCCGAACCCGAACCCGAGCCGGATTCGGAAGCCGACAGCGCACCGGTCAACGATATGACCAGCGCGGTCGACAGCGCCGCGGAGCGACTCCGCCTCGCCCAGGCCGCCGCCGACGCGGCCCGCGACGAGCTCGCCGCCGCACTGCGCGCCGCCAATGCGGCGGGTGCGAGCGCGAATCAGTTGGCGCGCCGGGTGTCCGGCACGCTTTCCCGTCCGGTCGTGCTCAAACTGCTTGCGGAATAA
- a CDS encoding acyl-CoA dehydrogenase, with amino-acid sequence MGHYKANVRDIEFNLFEVFGLDKLLDAGAYGDLDSDTVREILAEVKRLAEGPVADSFAAADREPVVFHPETHSISVPEPLRKTVEAVQEAGWVRLGLPEEMGGTPAPNAVVWAVNELITCANPSASFFNMGAVMSAVLFEVGNEQQKHWATAGLERGWQGTMVLTEPDAGSDVGAGRTKAIQQEDGSWHIEGVKRFISGADVGDTAENVFHLVLARPEGAGPGTKGLSLFYVPKFLFDHETLELGDRNGVYVTNVEHKMGLKSSPTCELTFGGGPVPAKGWLVGDVHNGIAQMFKVIENARMMVGVKSSGTLSTGYLNALDYAKQRVQGADLTQMADKAAPRVPITRHPDVRRSLITQKAYAEGLRAVYLYTAAHQNADVAQLVSGADAELAHRVDDLLLPIVKGVGSERAYQLLTESLQTLGGSGYLQDYPIEQYIRDAKIDSLYEGTTAIQAQDFFFRKIIRDKGVAIGHVTGQIGAFLETKTGRFEAERELLRTALADVQAMAATLTGYLMAGQQDPKELYKVGLGSVRFLLAVGDLLIGWRLLVQAEVAATALAAEPEAKDRAFYSGKIAAASFFAKNVLPELAAVKGILAAIDNDIMNLDEAAF; translated from the coding sequence GTGGGTCACTACAAGGCGAACGTCCGGGATATCGAGTTCAACCTGTTCGAGGTGTTCGGGCTGGACAAGCTCCTCGATGCGGGTGCCTACGGTGATCTCGACTCCGACACCGTGCGGGAGATTCTGGCCGAGGTGAAGCGGCTGGCCGAGGGCCCGGTGGCCGACTCGTTCGCGGCGGCCGATCGCGAGCCGGTGGTCTTCCATCCGGAGACCCACTCCATCTCGGTGCCGGAACCGCTGCGCAAAACGGTCGAGGCGGTGCAGGAGGCGGGCTGGGTCCGGCTCGGCCTGCCCGAGGAAATGGGCGGCACGCCCGCGCCCAACGCCGTCGTCTGGGCGGTCAACGAGTTGATCACCTGCGCGAATCCGTCGGCCAGCTTCTTCAATATGGGCGCCGTGATGTCCGCGGTGCTCTTCGAGGTCGGCAACGAGCAGCAGAAGCATTGGGCCACAGCGGGTTTGGAGCGCGGCTGGCAGGGCACCATGGTGCTCACCGAGCCGGACGCCGGATCCGATGTCGGTGCGGGCCGCACCAAGGCGATTCAGCAGGAGGACGGCTCCTGGCATATCGAGGGCGTCAAGCGGTTCATCTCCGGCGCCGATGTCGGCGATACCGCCGAGAACGTCTTCCACCTGGTGCTGGCCCGCCCCGAGGGCGCCGGGCCGGGCACCAAGGGCCTATCGCTGTTCTATGTGCCGAAATTCCTCTTCGACCACGAAACGCTCGAATTGGGCGACCGCAACGGCGTTTACGTCACCAATGTCGAGCACAAGATGGGCCTGAAGTCCTCGCCCACCTGCGAACTCACCTTCGGCGGCGGCCCGGTGCCCGCCAAGGGCTGGCTGGTCGGCGATGTACACAACGGCATCGCGCAGATGTTCAAGGTGATCGAGAACGCCCGAATGATGGTCGGCGTCAAGTCTTCCGGCACGCTATCCACCGGTTACCTCAACGCGCTCGACTACGCCAAGCAGCGGGTGCAGGGCGCGGACCTGACCCAGATGGCCGATAAGGCCGCCCCGCGCGTCCCCATCACCCGCCACCCGGATGTGCGCCGCTCGCTGATCACGCAGAAGGCCTACGCCGAGGGCCTGCGCGCGGTGTACCTCTACACCGCCGCGCACCAGAACGCCGATGTGGCACAGCTGGTTTCGGGCGCGGATGCGGAATTGGCGCATCGGGTGGACGATCTGCTGCTGCCGATCGTGAAGGGCGTCGGCTCCGAGCGGGCCTATCAGCTGCTCACGGAATCGCTGCAGACGCTCGGCGGTTCGGGTTATCTGCAGGACTACCCGATCGAGCAGTACATCCGCGATGCGAAGATCGACTCGCTGTACGAGGGCACCACCGCCATCCAGGCGCAGGATTTCTTCTTCCGCAAGATCATTCGGGACAAGGGCGTCGCCATCGGGCACGTCACCGGACAGATCGGCGCCTTCCTGGAGACCAAGACCGGTCGCTTCGAGGCCGAGCGGGAGCTGCTGCGCACCGCCCTCGCCGACGTGCAGGCGATGGCGGCGACGTTGACCGGTTATCTGATGGCGGGCCAGCAGGATCCGAAGGAGCTGTACAAGGTCGGGCTCGGTTCGGTGCGATTCCTGCTCGCCGTCGGCGATCTGCTCATCGGGTGGCGGCTGCTGGTGCAGGCCGAGGTGGCCGCGACGGCGCTCGCGGCCGAGCCGGAGGCGAAGGACCGCGCCTTCTACAGCGGAAAGATCGCCGCCGCAAGCTTCTTCGCCAAGAACGTGCTGCCGGAGCTGGCCGCGGTCAAGGGCATTCTCGCGGCCATCGACAACGACATCATGAACCTGGACGAGGCGGCGTTCTAA
- a CDS encoding nuclease-related domain-containing protein, translating to MLVRVKPGADISGAEQEFVDCLRKYPTPALALTDLRVGDNRGTRRVDAVVFTPRGLTVLHVLGFRRRQSGILNIAADGAWTISDTPADLDDTRTGSPTDELEQSVFEVRSALERALLDPGHVCGAVVLVPFRGVVVRPARTNLRPGLDVVVGNVSDATDLRIYLEGFSAGPRNWTADRVVSACKALGLSSDAPSRDELLADGFETVAPESPTSIAREVKPREPSTPRPPSDAQRILSWLITAVAVVGILILVGVVAVALATDTAHPAPERTSVVPSPTPSPAPYRPVQCWPFQPGC from the coding sequence ATGCTCGTGCGGGTGAAGCCCGGAGCCGATATCTCCGGCGCGGAGCAGGAATTCGTCGACTGCCTGCGGAAATATCCCACTCCGGCCTTGGCGCTCACCGATCTGCGGGTCGGCGACAACCGAGGAACACGGCGGGTGGACGCGGTGGTGTTCACCCCCCGCGGGCTCACCGTATTGCATGTGCTCGGCTTCCGGCGCAGGCAGAGCGGCATTCTCAATATCGCCGCCGACGGCGCGTGGACGATCAGCGACACCCCGGCCGATCTGGACGACACCCGCACCGGCAGCCCCACCGACGAACTGGAGCAGTCCGTCTTCGAGGTGCGCAGCGCGCTCGAACGGGCGCTGCTCGATCCGGGACATGTATGCGGTGCGGTGGTGCTGGTGCCGTTCCGCGGTGTCGTGGTGCGGCCGGCCCGCACCAACCTGCGGCCGGGTCTGGATGTGGTGGTCGGCAATGTCTCCGACGCCACCGATCTGCGCATCTATCTCGAGGGTTTCTCCGCCGGACCGCGCAACTGGACCGCCGATCGCGTCGTCTCGGCGTGTAAAGCGTTGGGGCTCAGTAGCGATGCGCCTTCTCGCGATGAACTGCTCGCGGACGGATTCGAGACCGTCGCCCCCGAATCGCCGACTTCCATTGCGCGTGAGGTGAAACCGCGCGAACCTTCGACACCGCGACCGCCGTCCGATGCGCAGCGCATACTGTCCTGGCTGATCACCGCCGTCGCCGTGGTCGGAATTCTGATCCTGGTGGGCGTCGTCGCGGTGGCGCTGGCCACCGATACCGCCCATCCCGCGCCGGAGCGGACCAGCGTCGTGCCGAGCCCGACCCCGTCACCGGCGCCCTACCGGCCGGTCCAGTGCTGGCCGTTCCAACCCGGTTGCTGA